One Candidatus Niyogibacteria bacterium DNA window includes the following coding sequences:
- a CDS encoding MBL fold metallo-hydrolase: MKEKIKQNFKWYFLGLLLTATFFVWYAVFAESDQRLTVAFLNVGQGDAILVDTPNNQQILIDGGPNKQVLAELSKVLPFYDRSIDVVIATHSDQDHISGLLDVLERYEVDFVMEPGVESETTVYKEFEKLVDEKQIKKILARRGMKLRLSDNAYLLILFPDRDVLKMDTNDASIVAKLVYGNASFLFTGDSPKKIEGYLVSVDKNLPAGELDVDVLKAGHHGSKTSSLESFVEYASPKYAIISAGKNNRYGHPHQEVMDILAKFGVKILRTDLLGSIIMKSDGENILLK; the protein is encoded by the coding sequence ATGAAAGAAAAAATCAAGCAAAATTTTAAATGGTATTTTCTGGGATTGCTTTTAACGGCAACATTTTTTGTATGGTATGCGGTATTTGCGGAAAGCGATCAGAGATTAACCGTCGCATTTTTGAATGTCGGTCAAGGAGACGCAATTCTCGTTGATACTCCGAATAATCAGCAGATTTTGATAGACGGAGGACCTAATAAACAAGTTTTAGCCGAACTTTCAAAAGTCCTGCCTTTTTACGATCGTTCCATTGATGTTGTGATAGCAACCCATTCAGACCAAGATCATATCAGCGGATTGCTCGATGTTTTGGAGAGATACGAAGTAGATTTTGTTATGGAGCCGGGAGTGGAGTCCGAAACAACGGTTTATAAAGAGTTTGAAAAATTGGTTGATGAAAAACAAATCAAAAAAATTCTCGCCAGACGAGGAATGAAATTAAGATTAAGCGATAACGCATATTTATTGATTCTTTTTCCAGACAGAGATGTTTTAAAAATGGATACGAATGACGCTTCAATCGTGGCAAAACTGGTTTATGGCAACGCGTCTTTTCTTTTTACCGGAGATTCTCCTAAAAAAATTGAGGGATATCTCGTATCCGTTGATAAGAATTTGCCGGCCGGCGAATTAGATGTAGATGTTTTAAAAGCCGGACACCACGGTTCTAAAACTTCATCGTTGGAATCTTTTGTTGAATATGCCAGTCCGAAGTATGCGATTATTTCCGCGGGAAAAAATAATCGCTATGGACATCCTCATCAGGAAGTAATGGATATTTTGGCAAAATTCGGAGTAAAAATATTAAGAACCGATTTGCTCGGTTCTATAATAATGAAAAGTGATGGAGAGAATATTTTATTAAAGTAG
- a CDS encoding sigma-70 family RNA polymerase sigma factor, with the protein MNRSDQQLIGHYLKGNEESLRILFQRYLKLIYSFTYRYTGNAQDAEDATQETFVKAWRNLKKFDQNKKFKTWIFAIAKNTAIDFLKKKKAIPFSEFENEKGENMITETLADSSPLPQELLEKAGMAHMLNSAMEKLSPKYRMILFLRYNDHFNFREIAESLGEPLNTVKSRHRRALVMLKNIIK; encoded by the coding sequence ATGAATCGTTCTGATCAGCAACTTATCGGGCATTATCTTAAGGGTAATGAAGAATCGCTTAGGATTCTTTTTCAACGATATTTAAAATTGATTTACAGTTTTACATATAGATATACGGGCAATGCGCAGGATGCCGAAGACGCCACGCAGGAGACATTTGTAAAAGCATGGCGCAATCTAAAAAAATTTGATCAAAATAAAAAATTCAAAACCTGGATTTTTGCCATTGCTAAAAATACCGCAATTGATTTTCTAAAAAAGAAAAAGGCGATTCCATTCTCTGAATTTGAAAACGAGAAAGGAGAAAATATGATAACCGAGACGCTTGCCGATTCCTCTCCGCTTCCTCAAGAGCTTTTAGAAAAAGCCGGAATGGCGCATATGCTCAATTCGGCAATGGAGAAATTATCGCCAAAATACCGCATGATTTTATTTCTGCGCTACAATGACCATTTCAATTTTAGAGAAATTGCGGAATCTCTCGGCGAACCGCTCAATACCGTAAAATCGCGGCACAGGCGGGCGCTTGTTATGCTGAAAAATATAATAAAATAA
- a CDS encoding AAA family ATPase, protein MVHKRETLTKKEQAAQGAFMAKLDIKKRKTDKPVIVAIIGLVGSGKSAVAQELAKHIGATVIEGDDIRIELRKQSERYEKSRAIAENAVLEVVKQGGNVILDSDFVDDKKRASVREKARKAGVHLVFVRTYCDLDVMVGRVLTATYHNRVDDFFGGAKSKWQGSEQSKGAAVKVREMWRRTPHHYRWVNQGGGQWKLKKFPFAIFAEIDTTDSNLWKREVEKCAKQLLTR, encoded by the coding sequence ATGGTTCACAAACGCGAAACACTCACCAAAAAGGAACAAGCGGCACAAGGCGCGTTCATGGCGAAGCTCGACATCAAGAAGCGCAAGACCGACAAGCCGGTCATCGTGGCCATTATCGGCCTCGTTGGTTCCGGCAAGAGCGCGGTGGCGCAAGAACTCGCCAAGCACATCGGCGCGACGGTTATTGAAGGCGACGACATTCGCATCGAGCTTCGCAAACAAAGCGAACGCTATGAGAAGTCGCGCGCTATCGCCGAGAACGCAGTACTCGAAGTCGTGAAGCAAGGCGGCAATGTCATTCTCGATTCCGACTTCGTGGACGATAAAAAGCGCGCGAGCGTTCGCGAGAAAGCGCGCAAGGCCGGGGTGCACCTTGTCTTCGTCCGCACCTACTGCGACCTTGATGTTATGGTGGGTCGCGTCCTCACTGCAACCTACCACAATCGCGTTGACGATTTTTTCGGCGGCGCAAAATCCAAGTGGCAAGGAAGCGAGCAATCTAAGGGCGCGGCGGTTAAAGTTCGCGAGATGTGGAGGCGCACGCCTCACCATTATCGCTGGGTCAATCAAGGCGGCGGGCAATGGAAACTCAAAAAATTTCCGTTCGCTATCTTCGCCGAGATTGACACCACGGATTCAAATTTGTGGAAGCGCGAGGTGGAGAAATGCGCGAAACAACTCCTCACGCGGTAA